The following coding sequences lie in one Candidatus Niyogibacteria bacterium genomic window:
- a CDS encoding type II toxin-antitoxin system RelE/ParE family toxin, translated as MTKFDCEIRRRIIDKLDWLLENFETIFPSVLNSEFREFYKLRIGDWRVIYKINWKEQTIIICYIDRRDKIYKNRK; from the coding sequence TTGACGAAATTTGACTGTGAAATACGGCGACGAATTATTGATAAATTAGATTGGCTTTTAGAAAATTTTGAGACAATTTTTCCATCGGTTCTTAATAGTGAATTTAGAGAATTTTATAAATTACGAATAGGTGATTGGCGAGTAATATATAAAATTAATTGGAAAGAGCAGACAATCATCATTTGTTATATTGATCGACGTGATAAAATTTATAAAAATCGAAAATAA